In one Saimiri boliviensis isolate mSaiBol1 chromosome 21, mSaiBol1.pri, whole genome shotgun sequence genomic region, the following are encoded:
- the UPK3A gene encoding uroplakin-3a isoform X1: MELWPGSVAHAWNASTLGGGAVNLQPQLASVTFATNNPTLTTVALEKPLCMFDSSEALTGTYEVYLYVLVDSAGSGNASVQDSTKTPLSSTFQQTEGGRTGPYKAVAFDLIPCGDLPSLDAVGDESQASQILNAYLVRVGVNRTCLWDPNFQGLCNPPLSAATEYRFKYVLVMSPSRFKYVLVNMSTGLVEDQTLWSDPIRTNQLTPYSAIDTWPGRRSGGMIVITSILGSLPFFLLMGFAGAIVLSLLDMGSSDGETTHDSQITQEAVPKSLGASEPSYTSVNRGPPLDRAEPYSSKLQD; encoded by the exons CTGTGAACCTGCAGCCCCAACTGGCCAGTGTGACCTTCGCCACCAACAACCCCACACTCACTACTGTGGCCTTGGAAAAGCCTCTCTGCATGTTTGACAGCTCAGAGGCCCTCACTGGCACCTACGAGGTCTACTTGTATGTCCTGGTTGACTCAG CCGGCTCCGGGAATGCCTCAGTGCAAGACAGTACCAAGACCCCACTGAGCTCAACGTTCCAACAAACAGAGGGTGGGAGGACAGGTCCCTACAAAGCTGTGGCCTTTGACCTGATCCCCTGCGGTGACCTGCCCAGCCTGGATGCCGTTGGGGATGAGTCCCAGGCCTCACAGATCCTGAATGCATACCTGGTCAGGGTGGGCGTCAACAGGACCTGCCTGTGGGACCCCAACTTCCAGGGGCTCTGTAACCCACCCCTGTCAGCAGCCACGGAGTACAG gttcaagtatgTCCTGGTCATGtccccttccaggttcaagtatgTCCTTGTCAACATGTCCACAGGCTTGGTAGAGGACCAGACCCTGTGGTCGGACCCCATCCGCACCAACCAGC TCACTCCATACTCGGCCATCGACACGTGGCCAGGCCGGCGGAGCGGAGGCATGATCGTCATCACTTCCATCCTGGGCTCCCTGCCCTTCTTTCTACTTATGGGTTTTGCTGGTGCCATTGTCCTCAGCCTCTT GGACATGGGGAGTTCTGACGGGGAAACAACTCACGACTCCCAGATCACTCAGGAGGCTGTTCCCAAGTCACTGGGGGCCTCAGAACCTTCTTACACATCCGTGAACCGTGGGCCGCCGCTGGACAGGGCCGAGCCGTATTCCAGCAAGCTCCAGGACTGA
- the UPK3A gene encoding uroplakin-3a isoform X5, giving the protein MAAALRSVNLQPQLASVTFATNNPTLTTVALEKPLCMFDSSEALTGTYEVYLYVLVDSAGSGNASVQDSTKTPLSSTFQQTEGGRTGPYKAVAFDLIPCGDLPSLDAVGDESQASQILNAYLVRVGVNRTCLWDPNFQGLCNPPLSAATEYRFKYVLVMSPSRFKYVLVNMSTGLVEDQTLWSDPIRTNQLTPYSAIDTWPGRRSGGMIVITSILGSLPFFLLMGFAGAIVLSLLDMGSSDGETTHDSQITQEAVPKSLGASEPSYTSVNRGPPLDRAEPYSSKLQD; this is encoded by the exons ATGGCTGCAGCCCTGCGAT CTGTGAACCTGCAGCCCCAACTGGCCAGTGTGACCTTCGCCACCAACAACCCCACACTCACTACTGTGGCCTTGGAAAAGCCTCTCTGCATGTTTGACAGCTCAGAGGCCCTCACTGGCACCTACGAGGTCTACTTGTATGTCCTGGTTGACTCAG CCGGCTCCGGGAATGCCTCAGTGCAAGACAGTACCAAGACCCCACTGAGCTCAACGTTCCAACAAACAGAGGGTGGGAGGACAGGTCCCTACAAAGCTGTGGCCTTTGACCTGATCCCCTGCGGTGACCTGCCCAGCCTGGATGCCGTTGGGGATGAGTCCCAGGCCTCACAGATCCTGAATGCATACCTGGTCAGGGTGGGCGTCAACAGGACCTGCCTGTGGGACCCCAACTTCCAGGGGCTCTGTAACCCACCCCTGTCAGCAGCCACGGAGTACAG gttcaagtatgTCCTGGTCATGtccccttccaggttcaagtatgTCCTTGTCAACATGTCCACAGGCTTGGTAGAGGACCAGACCCTGTGGTCGGACCCCATCCGCACCAACCAGC TCACTCCATACTCGGCCATCGACACGTGGCCAGGCCGGCGGAGCGGAGGCATGATCGTCATCACTTCCATCCTGGGCTCCCTGCCCTTCTTTCTACTTATGGGTTTTGCTGGTGCCATTGTCCTCAGCCTCTT GGACATGGGGAGTTCTGACGGGGAAACAACTCACGACTCCCAGATCACTCAGGAGGCTGTTCCCAAGTCACTGGGGGCCTCAGAACCTTCTTACACATCCGTGAACCGTGGGCCGCCGCTGGACAGGGCCGAGCCGTATTCCAGCAAGCTCCAGGACTGA
- the UPK3A gene encoding uroplakin-3a isoform X3, with protein sequence MELWPGSVAHAWNASTLGGGAVNLQPQLASVTFATNNPTLTTVALEKPLCMFDSSEALTGTYEVYLYVLVDSAGSGNASVQDSTKTPLSSTFQQTEGGRTGPYKAVAFDLIPCGDLPSLDAVGDESQASQILNAYLVRVGVNRTCLWDPNFQGLCNPPLSAATEYRFKYVLVNMSTGLVEDQTLWSDPIRTNQLTPYSAIDTWPGRRSGGMIVITSILGSLPFFLLMGFAGAIVLSLLDMGSSDGETTHDSQITQEAVPKSLGASEPSYTSVNRGPPLDRAEPYSSKLQD encoded by the exons CTGTGAACCTGCAGCCCCAACTGGCCAGTGTGACCTTCGCCACCAACAACCCCACACTCACTACTGTGGCCTTGGAAAAGCCTCTCTGCATGTTTGACAGCTCAGAGGCCCTCACTGGCACCTACGAGGTCTACTTGTATGTCCTGGTTGACTCAG CCGGCTCCGGGAATGCCTCAGTGCAAGACAGTACCAAGACCCCACTGAGCTCAACGTTCCAACAAACAGAGGGTGGGAGGACAGGTCCCTACAAAGCTGTGGCCTTTGACCTGATCCCCTGCGGTGACCTGCCCAGCCTGGATGCCGTTGGGGATGAGTCCCAGGCCTCACAGATCCTGAATGCATACCTGGTCAGGGTGGGCGTCAACAGGACCTGCCTGTGGGACCCCAACTTCCAGGGGCTCTGTAACCCACCCCTGTCAGCAGCCACGGAGTACAG gttcaagtatgTCCTTGTCAACATGTCCACAGGCTTGGTAGAGGACCAGACCCTGTGGTCGGACCCCATCCGCACCAACCAGC TCACTCCATACTCGGCCATCGACACGTGGCCAGGCCGGCGGAGCGGAGGCATGATCGTCATCACTTCCATCCTGGGCTCCCTGCCCTTCTTTCTACTTATGGGTTTTGCTGGTGCCATTGTCCTCAGCCTCTT GGACATGGGGAGTTCTGACGGGGAAACAACTCACGACTCCCAGATCACTCAGGAGGCTGTTCCCAAGTCACTGGGGGCCTCAGAACCTTCTTACACATCCGTGAACCGTGGGCCGCCGCTGGACAGGGCCGAGCCGTATTCCAGCAAGCTCCAGGACTGA
- the UPK3A gene encoding uroplakin-3a isoform X2, with protein sequence MPPLWALLAFGCLRFGSAVNLQPQLASVTFATNNPTLTTVALEKPLCMFDSSEALTGTYEVYLYVLVDSAGSGNASVQDSTKTPLSSTFQQTEGGRTGPYKAVAFDLIPCGDLPSLDAVGDESQASQILNAYLVRVGVNRTCLWDPNFQGLCNPPLSAATEYRFKYVLVMSPSRFKYVLVNMSTGLVEDQTLWSDPIRTNQLTPYSAIDTWPGRRSGGMIVITSILGSLPFFLLMGFAGAIVLSLLDMGSSDGETTHDSQITQEAVPKSLGASEPSYTSVNRGPPLDRAEPYSSKLQD encoded by the exons ATGCCTCCGCTCTGGGCCTTGCTGGCCTTCGGCTGCCTGCGGTTCGGCTCGG CTGTGAACCTGCAGCCCCAACTGGCCAGTGTGACCTTCGCCACCAACAACCCCACACTCACTACTGTGGCCTTGGAAAAGCCTCTCTGCATGTTTGACAGCTCAGAGGCCCTCACTGGCACCTACGAGGTCTACTTGTATGTCCTGGTTGACTCAG CCGGCTCCGGGAATGCCTCAGTGCAAGACAGTACCAAGACCCCACTGAGCTCAACGTTCCAACAAACAGAGGGTGGGAGGACAGGTCCCTACAAAGCTGTGGCCTTTGACCTGATCCCCTGCGGTGACCTGCCCAGCCTGGATGCCGTTGGGGATGAGTCCCAGGCCTCACAGATCCTGAATGCATACCTGGTCAGGGTGGGCGTCAACAGGACCTGCCTGTGGGACCCCAACTTCCAGGGGCTCTGTAACCCACCCCTGTCAGCAGCCACGGAGTACAG gttcaagtatgTCCTGGTCATGtccccttccaggttcaagtatgTCCTTGTCAACATGTCCACAGGCTTGGTAGAGGACCAGACCCTGTGGTCGGACCCCATCCGCACCAACCAGC TCACTCCATACTCGGCCATCGACACGTGGCCAGGCCGGCGGAGCGGAGGCATGATCGTCATCACTTCCATCCTGGGCTCCCTGCCCTTCTTTCTACTTATGGGTTTTGCTGGTGCCATTGTCCTCAGCCTCTT GGACATGGGGAGTTCTGACGGGGAAACAACTCACGACTCCCAGATCACTCAGGAGGCTGTTCCCAAGTCACTGGGGGCCTCAGAACCTTCTTACACATCCGTGAACCGTGGGCCGCCGCTGGACAGGGCCGAGCCGTATTCCAGCAAGCTCCAGGACTGA
- the UPK3A gene encoding uroplakin-3a isoform X4 — MPPLWALLAFGCLRFGSAVNLQPQLASVTFATNNPTLTTVALEKPLCMFDSSEALTGTYEVYLYVLVDSAGSGNASVQDSTKTPLSSTFQQTEGGRTGPYKAVAFDLIPCGDLPSLDAVGDESQASQILNAYLVRVGVNRTCLWDPNFQGLCNPPLSAATEYRFKYVLVNMSTGLVEDQTLWSDPIRTNQLTPYSAIDTWPGRRSGGMIVITSILGSLPFFLLMGFAGAIVLSLLDMGSSDGETTHDSQITQEAVPKSLGASEPSYTSVNRGPPLDRAEPYSSKLQD; from the exons ATGCCTCCGCTCTGGGCCTTGCTGGCCTTCGGCTGCCTGCGGTTCGGCTCGG CTGTGAACCTGCAGCCCCAACTGGCCAGTGTGACCTTCGCCACCAACAACCCCACACTCACTACTGTGGCCTTGGAAAAGCCTCTCTGCATGTTTGACAGCTCAGAGGCCCTCACTGGCACCTACGAGGTCTACTTGTATGTCCTGGTTGACTCAG CCGGCTCCGGGAATGCCTCAGTGCAAGACAGTACCAAGACCCCACTGAGCTCAACGTTCCAACAAACAGAGGGTGGGAGGACAGGTCCCTACAAAGCTGTGGCCTTTGACCTGATCCCCTGCGGTGACCTGCCCAGCCTGGATGCCGTTGGGGATGAGTCCCAGGCCTCACAGATCCTGAATGCATACCTGGTCAGGGTGGGCGTCAACAGGACCTGCCTGTGGGACCCCAACTTCCAGGGGCTCTGTAACCCACCCCTGTCAGCAGCCACGGAGTACAG gttcaagtatgTCCTTGTCAACATGTCCACAGGCTTGGTAGAGGACCAGACCCTGTGGTCGGACCCCATCCGCACCAACCAGC TCACTCCATACTCGGCCATCGACACGTGGCCAGGCCGGCGGAGCGGAGGCATGATCGTCATCACTTCCATCCTGGGCTCCCTGCCCTTCTTTCTACTTATGGGTTTTGCTGGTGCCATTGTCCTCAGCCTCTT GGACATGGGGAGTTCTGACGGGGAAACAACTCACGACTCCCAGATCACTCAGGAGGCTGTTCCCAAGTCACTGGGGGCCTCAGAACCTTCTTACACATCCGTGAACCGTGGGCCGCCGCTGGACAGGGCCGAGCCGTATTCCAGCAAGCTCCAGGACTGA